Proteins encoded within one genomic window of Ranitomeya variabilis isolate aRanVar5 chromosome 4, aRanVar5.hap1, whole genome shotgun sequence:
- the XYLT2 gene encoding xylosyltransferase 2 isoform X1: MAAGARGPKLGRRYKYLAAAALALLLLQGLVVWSFSGLDEDGEINAPQKRSRSPDKAEHSKDPDSSAGRRAWRSRIKGGRAGSEVARVAKEANAKSKLSTRIHVPQETWANLTRDGDTGSVEGPHHTDHGFTRKCEIKGKDALSALARAPTQKCQQEIANLVCLHQQGRLMPKSLPRYCHTAGKLTSGLQWEENDIVAPVHKKPLRLVFMLVVHGRAVRQLKRLIKAIYHKDHFYYIHVDQRSNYLHNEMVQIAQQYTNIRVTPWRMITIWGGASLLTMYLRSMQDLLEMSDWPWDFFINLSAADYPTRTNQELVYFLSKYKDKNFLKSHGRDNARFIKKQGIDRLFHECDSHMWRLGEREVPEGIVVDGGSDWFVLTRPFVKYVIYTQDVLVSELRRFYKYTLLPAESFFHTVLENSQDCDTFVDNNLRVTNWNRKLGCRCQYKHIVDWCGCSPNDFKAPDIARLKQVSRPTFFARKFESSVNQEAMDILDAHVFGEPDPGTPNLKAYWENVYHYTEGQEGVTDVTLTAYMSFTRLSLNKLRKPEKENKKSACSFSADDFPSSVEVYFHDDRFQGYLVTQRVHPSETLEFWMMPRGSLRILDKIGAFSRIQNLEVGTEWDAKERIFRNFGGLIGPMDEPVAVQRWTHGVNVTVTVVWIDPTYIIAASYDISVDSEADFTQYKPPLTRPLRPGVWHVRLLHLWELLAEVKFLVVPLTHRNKEPLQKGDRWLHAGPSHGQYMEQDFQALSGILGLPSRVEIEQEAVKKSDLMGQDLEKWTDASLSDFWSVGGICTKTAPTLCPSLPVCSDTHWSSLSPDPKSELGPVRPDGRLR, from the exons ATGGCGGCCGGTGCCAGGGGGCCGAAGCTGGGGCGGCGGTACAAGTACTTGGCAGCTGCCGCCCTGGCTCTGCTGCTGTTACAAGGCCTGGTGGTGTGGAGCTTCAGCGGACTGGACGAGGATGGAGAGATT AATGCCCCTCAGAAGAGGAGTAGAAGCCCCGATAAGGCGGAACACTCCAAGGACCCTGACAGTTCCGCAGGGCGCAGAGCTTGGCGATCAAGGATAAAGGGAGGGAGAGCGGGCAGTGAGGTAGCCAGAGTGGCAAAAGAGGCTAATGCAAAGTCCAAGCTGAGCACCCGTATCCATGTCCCGCAGGAAACATGGGCCAATCTGACCAGAGACGGGGACACGGGAAGCGTAGAAGGACCTCATCACACCGACCATGGCTTCACCCGCAAATGTGAAATCAAAGGAAAAGATGCCTTGTCTGCCCTGGCAAGAGCCCCTACCCAAAAGTGCCAGCAGGAGATTGCCAACCTGGTGTGTTTACACCAGCAGGGACGGCTCATGCCGAAGAGCTTGCCACGTTACTGCCACACAGCAG GTAAACTGACATCCGGTTTGCAATGGGAAGAGAATGATATTGTAGCTCCAGTCCACAAGAAACCTCTGCGTTTGGTCTTCATGCTTGTGGTACACGGGAGAGCTGTGCGGCAGCTGAAACGCCTTATTAAAGCTATATACCACAAAGACCACTTTTACTACATCCACGTGGATCAG CGTTCCAATTACCTGCACAATGAAATGGTTCAGATAGCACAGCAATACACAAATATTCGTGTCACGCCTTGGCGCATGATCACAATCTGGGGTGGTGCCAGCCTGCTCACCATGTATTTACGTAGCATGCAGGATCTGCTGGAGATGAGCGACTGGCCTTGGGACTTCTTCATCAACCTGAGTGCTGCGGACTACCCCACCAG GACCAATCAGGAGCTGGTTTACTTCTTATCGAAATACAAAGATAAGAACTTTCTTAAATCTCATGGCCGTGATAATGCCCG GTTCATTAAGAAGCAAGGAATCGATCGCCTTTTCCATGAATGTGATTCTCACATGTGGCGTCTTGGCGAGCGGGAGGTTCCAGAGGGCATTGTGGTGGATGGCGGCTCGGATTGGTTTGTCCTGACTCGCCCGTTTGTGAAATACGTGATTTATACTCAGGATGTCCTTGTGTCCGAGCTCCGGCGTTTCTACAAGTACACGTTGCTCCCCGCCGAG TCATTTTTTCACACCGTCCTGGAGAACAGTCAAGATTGCGATACGTTTGTGGATAATAACTTGCGAGTGACAAACTGGAACCGGAAACTGGGCTGCCGCTGCCAGTATAAGCACATTGTGGACTGGTGCGGCTGCTCCCCTAATGACTTCAAAGCACCAGACATTGCACGACTAAAG caAGTTTCCAGGCCGACATTCTTTGCTAGAAAATTTGAGTCATCTGTGAATCAGGAGGCTATGGATATTCTGGATGCTCATGTATTTGGAGAACCAGATCCAGGGACCCCAAATCTAAAAGCCTACTGGGAGAATGTCTATCACTACACAGAAGGACAAGAAGGTGTCACTGATGTCACTTTGACTGCGTACATGTCATTTACACGATTATCATTGAATAAACTTCGGAAACCAGAGAAAGAGAACAAAAAGTCAGCCTGCAG CTTTTCTGCAGATGACTTCCCATCAAGCGTCGAAGTTTATTTTCACGATGATCGCTTCCAAGGTTATTTGGTGACCCAGAGAGTCCATCCAAGTGAGACTCTGGAATTCTGGATGATGCCACGAGGCAGcctgaggatacttgacaagattGGAGCATTTAGTCGTATCCAAAATTTGGAG gtGGGCACTGAATGGGATGCCAAGGAGCGAATTTTCCGTAATTTTGGTGGTCTTATTGGGCCCATGGATGAGCCTGTTGCTGTGCAGAGGTGGACGCACGGAGTCAATGTTACTGTTACGGTGGTTTGGATTGATCCTACCTACATAATAGCTGCTTCATATGACATTTCAGTTGATTCTGAGGCCGATTTCACGCAATACAAGCCCCCTTTAACGCGTCCCCTTCGTCCGGGAGTGTGGCACGTTCGCCTGTTGCATTTGTGGGAGCTGTTagctgaagtaaaatttttggTGGTACCACTGACCCACAGGAACAAGGAGCCACTGCAAAAAG GTGACAGGTGGTTACATGCCGGCCCATCTCATGGACAGTACATGGAGCAGGATTTTCAGGCTTTGAGTGGAATCCTTGGTCTTCCTTCACGTGTTGAGATTGAACAGGAGGCTGTCAAAAAATCTGACCTTATGGGTCAGGATTTGGAAAAATGGACAGACGCCAGTTTAAGTGATTTCTGGTCTGTTGGAGGAATTTGCACCAAGACTGCCCCTACGTTGTGCCCATCACTTCCAGTCTGTTCTGATACGCATTGGAGTTCTTTATCACCTGACCCAAAATCTGAATTGGGTCCTGTCAGACCCGACGGCCGCCTGAGGTAG
- the XYLT2 gene encoding xylosyltransferase 2 isoform X2, translating to MAAGARGPKLGRRYKYLAAAALALLLLQGLVVWSFSGLDEDGEIETWANLTRDGDTGSVEGPHHTDHGFTRKCEIKGKDALSALARAPTQKCQQEIANLVCLHQQGRLMPKSLPRYCHTAGKLTSGLQWEENDIVAPVHKKPLRLVFMLVVHGRAVRQLKRLIKAIYHKDHFYYIHVDQRSNYLHNEMVQIAQQYTNIRVTPWRMITIWGGASLLTMYLRSMQDLLEMSDWPWDFFINLSAADYPTRTNQELVYFLSKYKDKNFLKSHGRDNARFIKKQGIDRLFHECDSHMWRLGEREVPEGIVVDGGSDWFVLTRPFVKYVIYTQDVLVSELRRFYKYTLLPAESFFHTVLENSQDCDTFVDNNLRVTNWNRKLGCRCQYKHIVDWCGCSPNDFKAPDIARLKQVSRPTFFARKFESSVNQEAMDILDAHVFGEPDPGTPNLKAYWENVYHYTEGQEGVTDVTLTAYMSFTRLSLNKLRKPEKENKKSACSFSADDFPSSVEVYFHDDRFQGYLVTQRVHPSETLEFWMMPRGSLRILDKIGAFSRIQNLEVGTEWDAKERIFRNFGGLIGPMDEPVAVQRWTHGVNVTVTVVWIDPTYIIAASYDISVDSEADFTQYKPPLTRPLRPGVWHVRLLHLWELLAEVKFLVVPLTHRNKEPLQKGDRWLHAGPSHGQYMEQDFQALSGILGLPSRVEIEQEAVKKSDLMGQDLEKWTDASLSDFWSVGGICTKTAPTLCPSLPVCSDTHWSSLSPDPKSELGPVRPDGRLR from the exons ATGGCGGCCGGTGCCAGGGGGCCGAAGCTGGGGCGGCGGTACAAGTACTTGGCAGCTGCCGCCCTGGCTCTGCTGCTGTTACAAGGCCTGGTGGTGTGGAGCTTCAGCGGACTGGACGAGGATGGAGAGATT GAAACATGGGCCAATCTGACCAGAGACGGGGACACGGGAAGCGTAGAAGGACCTCATCACACCGACCATGGCTTCACCCGCAAATGTGAAATCAAAGGAAAAGATGCCTTGTCTGCCCTGGCAAGAGCCCCTACCCAAAAGTGCCAGCAGGAGATTGCCAACCTGGTGTGTTTACACCAGCAGGGACGGCTCATGCCGAAGAGCTTGCCACGTTACTGCCACACAGCAG GTAAACTGACATCCGGTTTGCAATGGGAAGAGAATGATATTGTAGCTCCAGTCCACAAGAAACCTCTGCGTTTGGTCTTCATGCTTGTGGTACACGGGAGAGCTGTGCGGCAGCTGAAACGCCTTATTAAAGCTATATACCACAAAGACCACTTTTACTACATCCACGTGGATCAG CGTTCCAATTACCTGCACAATGAAATGGTTCAGATAGCACAGCAATACACAAATATTCGTGTCACGCCTTGGCGCATGATCACAATCTGGGGTGGTGCCAGCCTGCTCACCATGTATTTACGTAGCATGCAGGATCTGCTGGAGATGAGCGACTGGCCTTGGGACTTCTTCATCAACCTGAGTGCTGCGGACTACCCCACCAG GACCAATCAGGAGCTGGTTTACTTCTTATCGAAATACAAAGATAAGAACTTTCTTAAATCTCATGGCCGTGATAATGCCCG GTTCATTAAGAAGCAAGGAATCGATCGCCTTTTCCATGAATGTGATTCTCACATGTGGCGTCTTGGCGAGCGGGAGGTTCCAGAGGGCATTGTGGTGGATGGCGGCTCGGATTGGTTTGTCCTGACTCGCCCGTTTGTGAAATACGTGATTTATACTCAGGATGTCCTTGTGTCCGAGCTCCGGCGTTTCTACAAGTACACGTTGCTCCCCGCCGAG TCATTTTTTCACACCGTCCTGGAGAACAGTCAAGATTGCGATACGTTTGTGGATAATAACTTGCGAGTGACAAACTGGAACCGGAAACTGGGCTGCCGCTGCCAGTATAAGCACATTGTGGACTGGTGCGGCTGCTCCCCTAATGACTTCAAAGCACCAGACATTGCACGACTAAAG caAGTTTCCAGGCCGACATTCTTTGCTAGAAAATTTGAGTCATCTGTGAATCAGGAGGCTATGGATATTCTGGATGCTCATGTATTTGGAGAACCAGATCCAGGGACCCCAAATCTAAAAGCCTACTGGGAGAATGTCTATCACTACACAGAAGGACAAGAAGGTGTCACTGATGTCACTTTGACTGCGTACATGTCATTTACACGATTATCATTGAATAAACTTCGGAAACCAGAGAAAGAGAACAAAAAGTCAGCCTGCAG CTTTTCTGCAGATGACTTCCCATCAAGCGTCGAAGTTTATTTTCACGATGATCGCTTCCAAGGTTATTTGGTGACCCAGAGAGTCCATCCAAGTGAGACTCTGGAATTCTGGATGATGCCACGAGGCAGcctgaggatacttgacaagattGGAGCATTTAGTCGTATCCAAAATTTGGAG gtGGGCACTGAATGGGATGCCAAGGAGCGAATTTTCCGTAATTTTGGTGGTCTTATTGGGCCCATGGATGAGCCTGTTGCTGTGCAGAGGTGGACGCACGGAGTCAATGTTACTGTTACGGTGGTTTGGATTGATCCTACCTACATAATAGCTGCTTCATATGACATTTCAGTTGATTCTGAGGCCGATTTCACGCAATACAAGCCCCCTTTAACGCGTCCCCTTCGTCCGGGAGTGTGGCACGTTCGCCTGTTGCATTTGTGGGAGCTGTTagctgaagtaaaatttttggTGGTACCACTGACCCACAGGAACAAGGAGCCACTGCAAAAAG GTGACAGGTGGTTACATGCCGGCCCATCTCATGGACAGTACATGGAGCAGGATTTTCAGGCTTTGAGTGGAATCCTTGGTCTTCCTTCACGTGTTGAGATTGAACAGGAGGCTGTCAAAAAATCTGACCTTATGGGTCAGGATTTGGAAAAATGGACAGACGCCAGTTTAAGTGATTTCTGGTCTGTTGGAGGAATTTGCACCAAGACTGCCCCTACGTTGTGCCCATCACTTCCAGTCTGTTCTGATACGCATTGGAGTTCTTTATCACCTGACCCAAAATCTGAATTGGGTCCTGTCAGACCCGACGGCCGCCTGAGGTAG